A DNA window from Arachis hypogaea cultivar Tifrunner chromosome 18, arahy.Tifrunner.gnm2.J5K5, whole genome shotgun sequence contains the following coding sequences:
- the LOC112769772 gene encoding uncharacterized protein, with the protein MVHEAFNFTMPPGSEETTTADPVEDDDIELPYLYDGPSHEAQDFADLLADGAEELYPGCSKYSKLSFLVKLYHIKCMCGVSDKAMSMILDLLRDTFEQAKFPSTLYEAKKTIRKLGIEYKKVDACPNDCMLYRGEDDDATRCKQCGTSRWKQKTRKGSVTKLKIPVRKNGKPLPAKTLRYFPLIPRLQRLFMSSKTSSDMLWHKEADNNDGYLRHPRDVEAWKDFDAKYTFFSNDAHSVRLALASDGFNLFRNMSTTYSIWPVILIPYNLPPWLCMKHASFILSMIIPGPKMPGNDIDVYLEPLVDELKQLWDGIETYDANKGTTFKMHAALIGLACPTYNVDAKAQRLTFSLKWCYTGHRRFLDYGHKYRVDRIRFDGQVESRDPPKKYSGADVLRQQCNMQVSFGKNLTLTAKRRRIGEDANQDDSYWKKRSVFFELPYWKDHMLRHNLDVMHIEKNICDNVVFTILNDSVKSKDNLKARKDLQSMGIRPELWPDEGGKYPSAIFTMSNPQKDVFLKTLQNMVFPYGYLSNIARCVDIRQRKLYGLKSHDCHILIEQLLPILGKNALPSPLGALQNHVVKTLCQMEIIFPPSFFTVMVHLTVHLVDEIKLGGRYLGQLKQYVRNRAQAEGSIAEGYLSEEILTFCSRYLDNIETRINRPARVDDRPIDVTNNTGCTMFPKIGKASGAVSYFVLTPMERDQAHRHVLVNCEAVAPFIESETKRKLRDQIRSQSKIDRVVHAEFPRRFKREVPMDSTVHSKEMKLLACGPMLQARRFGAYNVNGYKFRTITKEDGLKTQNSGVYVSSNTRIYASIRDNRVTVGNGFPSSLFS; encoded by the exons ATGGTGCACGAGGCATTTAACTTCACAATGCCTCCTGGAAGTGAGGAGACCACAACAGCGGATCCTGTAGAAGATGATGATATAGAGTTGCCGTACTTGTACGATGGTCCAAGTCACGAGGCACAGGATTTTGCCGATCTTCTTGCGGATGGAGCGGAGGAATTATATCCCGGCTGCTCGAAATACTCAAAATTGTCTTTCCTAGTGAAGCTTTATCACATTAAGTGTATGTGTGGTGTGAGTGACAAAGCTATGTCGATGATTTTGGACTTATTGCGGGATACATTTGAGCAAGCCAAATTCCCGTCCACTTTGTATGAAGCCAAGAAAACTATCCGAAAGTTAGGAATTGAGTACAAAAAGGTAGATGCATGCCCGAATGATTGCATGTTGTATCGGGGTGAGGATGATGACGCGACCAGATGCAAGCAGTGTGGGACTTCACGATGGAAGCAGAAGACGCGAAAGGGTTCCGTTACGAAACTCAAAATACCTGTCAGAAAAAATGGAAAGCCTCTCCCAGCAAAGACTCTTCGTTACTTTCCTCTTATACCACGACTGCAACGGTTATTCATGAGTAGCAAAACTTCATCTGACATGTTATGGCATAAAGAGGCAGATAACAATGATGGGTACTTGAGGCATCCAAGGGACGTTGAAGCATGGAAAGACTTTGATGCAAAGTATACTTTTTTTTCTAATGATGCTCACAGTGTTCGCTTAGCTTTAGCAAGTGACGGTTTTAATCTTTTCAGAAATATGAGTACCACGTATTCCATTTGGCCTGTGATTCTTATTCCGTACAATCTTCCTCCCTGGCTATGCATGAAACATGCATCTTTTATACTCTCTATGATTATTCCCGGTCCTAAAATGCCGGGTAACGACATCGATGTTTATTTGGAGCCCCTGGTGGATGAGTTGAAGCAACTCTGGGATGGCATTGAAACTTATGATGCTAATAAGGGGACCACTTTCAAGATGCATGCGGCGCTAAT TGGGTTAGCTTGTCCCACGTATAACGTGGATGCTAAGGCTCAGCGACTAACATTCAGTCTAAAATGGTGTTACACGGGCCATCGCCGCTTCTTGGATTATGGCCATAAATATAGAGTAGACCGGATTAGATTTGACGGACAAGTTGAAAGCAGAGATCCACCGAAGAAGTATTCTGGAGCAGATGTCTTAAGGCAGCAGTGTAACATGCAAGTATCATTTGGGAAGAACTTAACTCTGACAGCCAAAAGAAGACGCATTGGTGAAGATGCAAATCAAGATGACTCGTATTGGAAAAAGAGGAGTGTGTTCTTTGAACTCCCGTACTGGAAGGATCACATGTTGCGTCATAACCTTGACGTGATGCATATAGAGAAGAACATTTGTGACAATGTGGTCTTCACTATCTTAAACGATAGTGTCAAATCAAAAGATAATCTTAAGGCTCGCAAAGATTTACAAAGCATGGGCATAAGGCCTGAATTGTGGCCGGATGAAGGTGGTAAATATCCTTCAGCAATCTTCACAATGTCGAATCCACAGAAGGATGTATTCTTGAAGACTCTACAGAACatggtatttccatatggttacTTGAGCAATATTGCTCGTTGTGTTGACATCCGGCAGCGCAAGTTATATGGGTTGAAGAGTCACGACTGCCACATTCTAATAGAACAATTACTTCCAATTTTGGGAAAGAATGCATTGCCAAGTCCG CTTGGTGCCCTTCAGAATCATGTTGTGAAAACTCTATGTCAGATGGAAATTATttttcctccatccttcttcactgTCATGGTTCACCTTACGGTGCACCTCGTTGATGAAATAAAACTTGGTGGCCG GTACTTAGGACAATTGAAGCAATACGTGCGTAACAGGGCACAAGCAGAAGGCTCAATTGCGGAGGGCTATTTATCTGAGGAGATTTTGACATTCTGCTCCAGATATTTGGATAATATTGAGACTAGAATCAACCGACCAGCACGAGTTGACGATCGACCTATTGATGTTACAAATAATACAGGATGTACTATGTTCCCAAAAATTGGAAAAGCTTCAGGGGCTGTATCATATTTTGTACTGACCCCAATGGAAAGAGATCAGGCACATCGTCATGTGCTAGTCAATTGCGAGGCTGTTGCTCCATTTATTGA GTCAGAAACCAAGCGAAAATTACGGGATCAAATAAGGTCGCAATCTAAGATAGACCGTGTTGTGCATGCAGAATTTCCTCGCCGGTTCAAGCGTGAG GTTCCAATGGACAGTACTGTACATTCGAAAGAAATGAAGTTGCTGGCATGTGGTCCCATGCTTCAGGCAAGACGTTTTGGGGCATACAACGTCAATGGTTACAAGTTTAGaaccatcacaaaggaagacGGGCTGAAAACACAAAATAGTGGAGTTTATGTCTCATCCAATACAAGAATTTATGCCAGCATACGTGACAACAGAGTGACTGTTG GAAACGGTTTCCCTTCTTCgctcttttcgtaa